The Nitrospirota bacterium genome contains a region encoding:
- a CDS encoding FliA/WhiG family RNA polymerase sigma factor, with amino-acid sequence MEKGPEMPVLQDREKLIEEFVPLIRFIAFRFSFRLPPSMDMDDLVSAGIMGLMDAAGKYDSTKNVQFKTYAEFRIRGAMLDEIRKQNWVPRSVYDKMSTLQKAQTDLTRSLGRPPSAEELAGELKMTLEEMEKFMVDTRSLTMISLEDLGLNKYREDLSIGKILEGDSCNPLLGLLNQERKEKLIQAVHTLTEKEQQVISFYYVEELTMKQIGQILEISESRICQLHTQAILKLKTALIND; translated from the coding sequence ATGGAAAAGGGGCCAGAAATGCCTGTCCTGCAGGATCGTGAAAAATTAATTGAGGAGTTTGTCCCGTTGATCCGGTTTATCGCATTCCGTTTTTCTTTCCGGCTTCCTCCTTCAATGGATATGGATGATTTAGTGAGTGCCGGAATCATGGGCCTGATGGATGCCGCCGGAAAATATGATTCCACGAAGAATGTCCAATTTAAGACCTATGCGGAATTCAGGATCAGGGGGGCCATGCTGGACGAAATCAGAAAGCAAAATTGGGTCCCGCGTTCGGTGTACGATAAGATGTCAACGCTTCAAAAAGCGCAGACAGACCTGACACGCTCCCTGGGGCGGCCTCCTTCTGCTGAAGAATTGGCCGGTGAACTTAAAATGACCCTGGAGGAAATGGAAAAATTCATGGTCGATACTCGATCGCTTACAATGATCAGTCTGGAAGACCTGGGACTGAATAAATACCGGGAAGACCTTTCCATCGGCAAGATTCTGGAAGGAGATTCCTGCAACCCTCTTCTTGGCCTTCTGAATCAGGAGAGGAAGGAAAAATTGATTCAGGCGGTCCATACCCTGACAGAAAAGGAACAGCAGGTTATCTCCTTCTATTATGTTGAAGAACTGACCATGAAACAAATCGGTCAGATTCTGGAGATCTCGGAATCCAGGATTTGCCAGCTCCACACCCAGGCGATTTTAAAGCTGAAAACAGCTCTTATCAATGATTGA
- a CDS encoding MinD/ParA family protein — translation MEINKRVNFPKVIAVTSGKGGVGKTNVVANLAVSLSKLGQSVVVLDADLGLGNLDVLFGKIPDFTLEDVILGNKSLAEVIIDGPSGIRILPTSSGAEDLTFLSDEQKLNLLAEFDRLERKVDVLLIDTGAGISSNVIYFNTIAQEIIVISSPEPTSMTDAYAVMKVLSQRHGEKKFKILVNMARNEKEGKEVFQRLRIVSDKYLNVSLEYIGFISRDDYLPMAVAEQRAVVEKYPSARSSREFNLLAKNILDWPADDIPKGNIQLFWKGMVAGAF, via the coding sequence GTGGAAATAAATAAAAGAGTGAATTTTCCAAAAGTCATTGCAGTTACCAGCGGGAAAGGGGGAGTGGGAAAGACAAATGTGGTCGCCAATCTGGCTGTCTCCCTCTCCAAATTAGGGCAATCGGTTGTTGTTCTGGATGCCGATCTGGGGCTGGGAAATCTCGATGTCCTGTTTGGAAAAATACCGGATTTCACGCTTGAAGATGTGATTCTGGGGAATAAGAGTCTTGCAGAAGTGATCATCGATGGGCCATCGGGTATCCGTATTCTCCCCACTTCATCGGGTGCGGAGGATTTGACATTTCTGTCAGATGAACAAAAATTAAATCTTTTGGCGGAGTTTGACCGTTTGGAGCGAAAGGTTGATGTTTTACTCATCGATACGGGGGCCGGTATTTCTTCCAATGTCATTTATTTCAACACGATTGCGCAGGAAATCATTGTGATCTCCTCTCCCGAGCCGACTTCTATGACCGATGCCTATGCGGTTATGAAGGTCCTCTCACAGCGCCATGGGGAAAAAAAGTTTAAGATTCTTGTGAATATGGCCAGAAATGAAAAAGAGGGAAAGGAAGTTTTCCAGAGGCTTAGAATAGTTTCGGACAAATATTTAAATGTTTCCCTTGAATATATCGGTTTTATCTCCAGGGATGACTATCTTCCCATGGCGGTTGCAGAACAAAGGGCGGTCGTCGAGAAATATCCCTCGGCCAGGTCATCCCGGGAATTTAATCTCCTGGCCAAAAATATACTCGATTGGCCCGCTGACGATATCCCGAAGGGAAACATCCAGTTGTTCTGGAAAGGTATGGTAGCAGGAGCTTTTTAA